TAAGACCTTGAATAACCACCACCGCCTGGAGTTTCAATAATCACCTCATCTCCTTCATGCAAATCTATCGTAAATTTACTAGGCATTTCCATTCTCTCTCCCTTCTTTATTATATAAACTCTTCCAGGCTTACCATTTTCACCACCATTTAAACCCCATGGAGAGGTCTTGAACCTATCAGCTAAAATAGAAAGCCTCGTGGGAGAAAGAACTTTAAAACTCCTAATTATACCGTCACCACCTTTATGAACTCCCTTACCACCACTTCCAGCCCTTATCCTATATGAGGTAAAGAGAATGGGATAGTTCATTTCTGCAATCTCAATTGGAGTATTTAAAGTATTAGTCATATTTGTGTGAACAGCCGATACTCCATCAGAATTAGGCCTAGCACCACTGCCACCAGCTATTGTCTCGTAATAAGACCAATATTTACCTTGATAAATACCACCCATCATAACGTTCATCATAGTCCCAGAACTAGCTGCTGGAATATAAGATAGAAAACGGGATAGGGCTAAAAAAGTAACATCAGCAATTCTTTGTGAAGTTTCAACATTACCACCACCAACGGCAGCAGGCTTTTTAGGATTTACTAAAGAACCTTCTTCAGCAATAACTTCTATGAAAGAATAAAAGCCATCATTAGTAGGTATGTCCTTATTTAAGGCTGATCTAATTGCAAAAGAAACTGCGGAATAAGTAACCCCTAAAACAGCATTCAATGGACCATCTATTTGCCTATGAGTACCAGTAAAATCGGCAATAATTTTGTCTTTCTTAATATGTAAATGTAAAGTTATATTCAGCAGATTATCATTAAACTCCAAATAGTCCTCAGCCTCATAAACACCTTCTTTCCAGCTATGCTGGAGAATAAGATTCCTAGTGTGGTTTATGCTCTTATCCCAACCTTCAAGAACTTCCTTCTTACCGTATTTTTCAATGAGTTGCTTTATCCTAGTTACTCCAGTCTTATTAGCTGAAACTTGAGCATTTAAATCGCCAATAGAAACCTCTGGAACTTTAAAGTTCTCCTTTACAAACTTAATTACTTCATCCGTTAACTTCATGGGAGGAATTACGATACCCTCCTCATATAAGGTTTTGGCATTTGGATTTATACTACCAGGTAATGGACCACCTACATCAACATGGTGAGCCTTATTTATAACATAACCCATTAGTTCTGATTCATAATAAATTGGAGTTAATATACCAACGTCATTCAAATGAGTCCCAGATATGTAGGGGTCGTTGAATATTAGGCTTTCCCCTTCTTTTAATTCCTCAGCAAACTTCAGTACGTTTTTAACCGCAATTTTAAAAGAACCCAAATGAACTGGAATATGTTCAGCCTGAGCAACAATTCTACCTTCTCTATCTACTATTGCACAACTATGATCCATTCTTTCCCTTATATTTGGTGATAAGGCAGATTTCTTTAACATAACTCCCATTTCTTCTGCAATGAATATTGTAGCTTTATTTATAACTTCCCAACTAACCATTTTTACTCCCTCGTTAATTCTATGAAATAATTAGGGAGAATAGTAAAACTCCAACCATCTGGAATTAATGTTGTTGCACTGTATTCTTCTATGATTGCCGGACCTCTATCTCTAAAGCCTATTGGCAAAGTCTCTCTGATGAAGACTTTAGCATTAACCCAATCATCAAAGTAAACTTTCCTCGCCTTTACTTTAACGTTATCTGAGATCTTTAACGTTATCTTAGGCTTCTTAATCCTCTTAACAGCAAACACTCTTATATTCACAATCTCGATATCATAGGGTAAAGTAAAACCGTACGCAGTTCTATGCCTCTCCTCAAAATTTCTTCTTATATCACCATCAGCGGGTACAGTTAATTCCCATCCTTGACCCTTATATCTAACATCAGCATACCTTAAAAAGTAGTCAATACTGGACATTTTCCTTCTCAATTCCTCTTCCAGTTCTCTGAATTCTAAGTTAACGTCCTTGGGATAAGCCCTTCTAATTTCTATCTTAATATCAGCTAATAACATAGATAGGGCACTAAACAATCCGGGATAGACTGGAACTAAAACCCTCTTAATACCAAGCTCTTCAGCTATGCCTAATGCAAACTGCGGTCCAGCACCGCCAAAAGAGAAAAGTGCGAATTCTGAAGGGTCTAAACCCCTTTCGACTGTTACCAACCTTATTGCCCTAGCCATTTCTAAAGTAGCTAGCCTTATTGCTTCCTTTGCAATTTGTATAGGATCACCTAACTTTTCAAGTCCTTTTATTGCCAGTTCCTTATTCAGTTTCATATCACCGCTTAATAACTCCTCTCCAATTCTTCCTAAAACGAGATTTGCGTCAGTTAACGTTGGCAAATTACCACCCTTATTATAGCACATAGGACCCGGATCAGCACCAGCACTTAAAGGACCAACATTTAGTCCCCCAGCCTCATCTAACCAAATTACTGTTCCACCACCGGCAGAAACTTCAGCCAAATCAATGAAAGGAAACCTAACTGGATAGCCGGAGCCTTTTATTATTCTACCGTGATGAGTCCTGCCACCAACCTCATATTCACTAGTTATCTCAATTTCACCATTAACAATTGAACCAGCTTTAGCTGTAGTTCCACCCATATCAAAACTTATGGCATTTTTTATCCCCATCTCGTCAGCAAAGTATTTAACCCCAACAACTCCAGCCGCTGGTCCAGATTCGATTAATTGTACTGGTCTCTCAATAGCCTCATCAGCATCAATTAATCCACCAGAACTTGCCATTATAAAGAATTCCTTAGGTTTTATTTCCTTCGACAAAGATTCTATGTACTTACTTATAAGAGGCTTTAACATTACATTAATTACTGTCGTTGTTGTTCTTTCATACTCTCTTTGTTCTGGGGAAACCTCATAAGATGCTGAAACATACTTTACATATCTTGAAAGTATTTCTTTAGCAACCTTCTCGTGTGTGGGATTTAAGTAAGAATGCAAAAATACTACTGCAACTGCCTCAACATTGATCCTTTTTGCTATTTCTTCTATCTCCTTAGTATTGAGTGGCTTTAAAACTTCGCCTCTTGAATTAATCCTTTCGTCAACTTCAAATCTCAACTCCTTAGGAACCAATGGTTTAGGTTTTTGAAAGAACAAATTATAGAGTTCAGGTCTGTTTTGTCTTCCAATCTCAATTATGTCAGAAAAACCCTTAGTAGTGATTAATGCTGTTTTAGGTAACTCTAAATTGACTTGTCCAAGAAGAGAGTTTGTTGCAATCGTTGTAGCATGTATCAGTGTGTCCACACTTATTCCTAATTTTTGAATACCTTCTTTCACTCCATTTTCTGGATTTTTTGGTGTTGATAAACCTTTGTAGAAAACAATTTCTCCGTCATCTTTCACTCCTATTATATCTGTAAATGTACCACCTATGTCGACCGCGAGAAGCATATAAGATTCTATATTTAGCTATATAAAATTTTTTGCCTTTTCTGAGTGAATACTTAAAATTAGTTATCGGAAAAGGGACAATTCTATGTCATTACAGTAAAATATTGTATTTCTAGTATAGCACTTATAGGAGAATCGTTACGTTTTTACGTTACGTTAAATAAATGTAAGATATATTGTCTTATTAACTGAAAATTCCTTGTGATTAACGAAATAAAGTAAGGAAGTAAATTCAAAGTATTTATTAGTTTATGAACAAGCATTATAATTTTTTATGGTAAGGGAATTTCCTTAAACTACTACTAGTATACTCTTTAAAGGTTTAATAATAGTACATTTAAACATAAGTTTAAACATGGCTTAAGAGTATTATGATTTCTGAAAAAGCATATGGTTATTATTGAGTGAGAAGAGGGAAAGAGTTTTTCTGATGTTATTATAAGATTAGTGAAGGGTAATAGGAGAAATATTATGGATTATGCTGGTATTTGGGGAGATATGAGTGATTATGAGATTAGCAGATTGCTTGAAGATCTTAAGAAGATGCGGAATAGATAGAGTGTAAATGCTTAAATAGTGATATACTTATCGACTTTCTAAGGGATATCTCAAAAGTTAGAAAGGATAAATTTCTAACTTATAAGTACCTTATGTTGATTACGGGCTTCTTAAACTCAATTAAGGTTATGTCATCGAAGTCGCTATTAAAGCTTACTATAAATTGTGTCCTTAACTTATCCATTGAGGATAAAGTTGTACAATCAGTAAAGCTAAGCTTTTTATCATATCTGGCAAGGTAATTTAAAGCTCCATTAAGGGTTTCAATGCCTATCATATATAATGTAAGCTCCTCATTATCTATTTTATTTAGGATTGTTTTAGCAATATTTATTGCATAATTTTTATTTATGCGATATATTAGGAAAGTTAATAATTCATCAAGTATATAATCTGTGATAACAGATTCAAACTCCGCAATCTTTTTAGAAAGTGACAAAGCTTCGCTATGGTACTTATCATTCTTATTTAAGTATGCTATAAAATACGAAGTATCAAGAAGTACTTTTTCCATAAACTACCTCATCTACCTTTTCTGAGGAATCCGTATCCATTTCTATAATTAACCCATCAAAGTCGTTCATTTTTAATCCCTTTTTAATCTTTCTTTTATTTTCATAAAAGTCTATTAGGAGCTCGATTACGTCATTTAGACTGATCTCTTCACCTTTCTTAGCTTGAATCTCTCCAGCTAACTTAATTAGCTTCCTTTTTACTTCATCAGTAACCTTTATTGTGGTATAAGCCATATGTATACTTAGTATACCGAAATAAAAAGTTTTTATGGAATATTGTAAAAACATAGTAAGACTGATCCAATATCCTTTGTAAATTGTAATATTATCTTACTCAGTATAATTATATGAAGAAATAATTGATTATATGTTGTTACATAGGTATAAGGGTATTACTTATCAAAATTCTAAATAGAGAAATACAATACAGTGTTTTATACGATAAAATTTATAAAATAGTAGTCTAAATCATACTATTATGAATATTAAGGATGTACTAAAGGAAAATTCTATTAGAATTCTCTCAGTACTTATAGCTACGATCGTTATATTAACTACAGCATTTGCAATTCTTTATTTGTTTACACCAGTGCTAATAGGGTATCAAACAACTTCTGCAGGTGTAATAGAATATTTTAAGAATGTTCTTGACCCGTCTTTTGTAGTAAAAACTTATGTAAATGGTGGATTAGCAAACACTATAATCTCTGTTTATATTAATCAACCGAATAACGTGAAATTTTATAAAGAGTATTATGGGGAGACATTAGAAATACCATTTTCAGCACTAACAAACTATGTTAAATCATGGGAAAAACATAATGTAATAAACACATCAATCCTCATCATAGCAACATATATAGAAGGAGGAAAAGCATTCACTGAAGCAGAAGAAGTAGAGTATAATCCAGACTGGATTATAAACAATAATCCAATACAAATTGTTGCAATAATTAACATAATACCAAAAATAATAAAAACAAACAATGTAACGGTTGAGCAAATCACTACACAAGTAACAAACACAAGCAATGTAACAAAATACCCTTACACAATAAACATCATTGAAGAAGAATATAATGAACCACAAATACATCTATCCTCAACTGTTTACACTCCTGTGACGAATATCTTATGTTTCTACAACTTCTCTGTACCATTAAGCTGAATAACATTAAGCAATAACGTGAAAAACAAGAATAATTATACAGCGATGTATTTTTGCACCAAGTTTGTCGGTAATGTAAGTTGGTTTGGAGCAAGTAACTATTATATAGGTTCATATATAGGAATCTCCTATTCAACTCATGTACGTGATAGCCCCTCTGTTTCATTAGATAAAACTTATCTTTCCACTTTATCTAATCCTATAATTTATACTTACTATAACGCTACAATAGCAATAGTTACTTATACGTTATATCAGACAGTACACGGTCTCAATATACCGATATGTAATTTAAGTGTCTTAGAGATTTTGTCTTTATCCAGATTTGGAATTAGTGTTGAAAGTAGTAGTGGTTTAACTCGTATTGTTTTCAGTAATTCTTCTGGTAAATATGTTTATTATTTACCTATTGGCAATGGTAGTGTGAAATTATTTTACACTTATTTTGGAGAATTTGTTAAAACCTTAAAAAGTCTTCCATATGGTTATGCATATGAAGAAGAAGGTAAAGTTAATGCTACAAAGAATGTTTTTATTGGGAGTAACACTATTGGTGTTACTACATATTACTTTTCTAATTTAAGGAGTACTAACCTAACAGAAATATATCTACTAAATCCTGTCGTAAATATGTTTATTTCGCATGGTAATGCTCAAGTTTATTTTAGTTACTTTGTTTATTCTACTGGTTGGGGAATACCTATAGAGGGTTTTATATTAAACTATACTTCTTATTACGAGGGATTAAAGTATGAAAAGGCTAACATGCCATAGTTGCTTATTTAGAGTCTGTAAGTGAAGAAAATCAAGATTAATAGTCTTTATTACTTTAACGTTAATGCATAACTGTAAAGATTTTTTATGAATAAGTGCTATAAAATATCAAATTTACTTGCTCGTATATAAAATAAAAAAACAAGTATATATTTAAAAATATAAATAAGTGATTCAGTTAAAATGGTGTGAATAACTCAATTTTAGTAAAGGCCGAAAAGAGAGAAATAATGAAAATTATAACTGATCCATTCAGATTATTTGGTATAATATCTCATATTAACATTCTTCAAGTGTTTGATGAGGAAAATAAGGTTTTCACTACTTTAGATAAAATAAATAAATTTCCCAAAAAATTTAGAGTAATGTATATTTTTGGAACTCCAGATACTGGCATAAAAACATTCTTAGGTTATGCTGAAGGCCCCAATATTATACCAAATGGAGTAAAATACCAGGGTAACAGTGAAGATGAAACGTTTTACTGGGAGATTGAAATTTTTGTTACAGAGAGAATTGAAGCTTCAAACATAGTTTTCAACATGAATACAATTTACAAACCTAAGGTCGTCCAAAAATTACTAGGGAAAGACGTAAAAGAACTAAAACCAGATTTTAACTTCCCTGATCACGTACTGAAAGCGCATTTAATACCGTACTTTAAGTTCTTCTCTGGCGATACATTATTAACAGAACAACAATGACAAGAAGAATAGCTATAATTGATAGTACTAAAGATATTGTTAAAATACTATTAGACTGTATATAAGCCTCAAAGTTTTCACTTACAATTTCTCCATCATTCTGAACTACTATCACATGAATTTCATTGTATCCATTAGATAGAGGAAGTGTAACTTGAGTAGATGTACCGTTATATACTAACTTTCCGTTTACGAAAACCTCGACATTTTTAATATCTTTACCATGAACTATTACTTCGTTTCCACTGAGTAAGACTGAAGGTAAAGGTATGGAAAGATATTTAATTAATGAAGTTTCGTTAGTTATCCTAGAGTTTGATAATAACGTTATATTCGTGATTTTAGAATTAATCACATTTATAGTCGAATTTATAACTATTATTTTGTCGCCTACAACACCGTCAAGTGTTACATTAGAGTTTCTTATTACTAAAGTTCCATTTATTTGAGAGTCCATAATTTCCAGGTTACTGTTATATATTATATCATTTTCTAGTATATCATTAAATAGTTTTCCTATCATTGAAATATTATCATGATAAAAGTAAACGTAAAATGTTTGAGCAAAAGTTACTGATGTGTTTGCTATCAGCGTATAGGGCTGAACTATAAACGGTTTTTGTGCATTAAGGTTATTAGTTGTAGGATATCCATTTGCTGAAATTCCTGAGATAAAGATCGAGAAAGGACCAAAATAATTTCCCGATAGGTAAGTTAAATTACCTTGAGTATAAGTTGACGGTAATGTAAAATTACCTATCCATAAAGTTCCATTGAACCATAATGGTATCTCAAAACTTTCAGTGTAATCTTCGTAGTTACTCTGAAGCTGTAACGGATAAACAGTTGCTGAGAACATTCCGTATTTAACTTCAGTACCATCAGGATAGGTAATATTGGCTAAAATTTTTACGTTATTTCCTTCAGCTAAAATTCCTTCAAGTTTTACACTAATTGAAAGATTTTGAGGTATAACGTATATTTGCGAATAATATCTTCCTTCTAGCACACTACTGTTACCTAACGTAGAATATTGATTAAGAATTATAGTATAAAGTCCAGGAGTTATGTTATAGGGAATTTTTAAGTAACCAATATAAGTATAAGCTAATAGTCCTTCAAATGGCACTAAAACCCAAGATAAGTTTGCAACAGATAGTACTTTTCCGTCATTACTATACAGTACAGCTGAAATGTTAGTGTTACCGAATGGCATGTTAGAAGGTTCTATAAAGAGTGAACTACCGGGCGTTACAACACCAGGCTCTACTACAAGTGGGGGAATTATTAGTGTATTTAACAGAAGAGAACTACCTGCGAAAGTTGGTATATAACCATAAACATTATTCCCAACAATTAATATTGGACCAGCTGTAATATTTCTACCTAAATATGCTATGTATTCTCCTTTACTAGAATTCATTATAATATTTGTGATTTTTACATAAGAGTTATTTAGAGGCTGGTATGCATATATCGTTACATTTACATAGGTCACATTAACACGCTCATCGTATAAGTTATACACTTCTCCTCTAATTTCTGGGTAAATAACATTTAAATTTCCCTTGATGGTTAGTATATAACCTACAAAGGCGTTAGTCCCACTCTCATTATTAACTATAACTTCTATTGGGCCTTCAACAGTAGGGTAATAATAACCTATCCATCTACTGCCGTTAAAATGAAGTTTGATATCTGCTACTTCACCGCTTAATGAGTATACATAAGCATTAAATGAACCGCTGGTTAATTCTTTTCCGTTCTCAGTAGCGTTAACAATTATTTCTATTTCTTGGTCTGGTAGAAAGTAATAGGTGTAATTTGTACCGTTGTAAAGAGAAATAGTTATTTCTGGCTGGGAAGAAGATTTAATCAGCTTAACTAAATGGGCGATTTCTCCGATGTTTGGTGCACCGAGTCCCGTAACAAGATTATATCCGTATTTTGCAACCCAAGGAATATTGTAACCAAATGTAATAGGGAAATAAGCCTCATTATAATATTTCTCTCCTAAATAATAGAGCAGTGGGTTAATGAGACCAAAAGTCATGTTATCTTTCTGCATAACTAGTGTTAATAAACCAGCAAAAAGTGGTGAAGCTTCACTTGTACCTCCTATTAAATAAGTTATATTACCGGGAAAGACTACTTGAATCCCTGGGAAAAGGTTAGCGTTTAAGGAAATATCTGGTACCATTCTTCCATAAGGATAAGTATTAGGTGTTGGGATATAGAACTGATACCATGGTTTTACAAATAAAACACTAATACCTCCAGTTGAACCACCGTAGTTGGTGAAATATGGTATGAAACCGTAATTTGACCAAGCAGTTTGATAAGCACTGCCATTTAATGTAATATATGTTGTGGTACCACCTATAGCAGTAACAAATGGTGAAGTTGATGGAAAAGTAACAGAACCTATAGGGGAAGTACTATAACCGCTACCACCTACATCACCGGTACTTGCTAGAAAGGTTATTCCCTCTAGTGATCCTAAAGCATAATATAAATTCATTTCATAAACTGTCATAAGATTTGCTGGGTTATCAACTATTTCTGATTCTGGGATACCCCAGCTCTGAGATAATACGTTTACTTTATCCTCTTGGACAATTTTAGCTAAAACTGCTGGTAATGGTAAATTTGGATTTGCGACATAGAGTATAATACTAGCCTTAGGCGCCATAGCGTGTGAAACTTCGACATCAAGACTTATTTCCAAATTCCAGCCTGAAAGTAAACCTCCAAACGGACAAGAAGGTCCAATATATTTAATCTCAAAAGATGACGGAGAAGGTAAATTGTATATTTTATCGAAATAAGCTAATTGTTGCACTATAGTAGGATCTCCATAAAAATCTAGGATTCCTATCGTATAACCTTCTCCAGTCGTATTAAGTACAGTTGCATTATATGCCTTAAGTAACCAAGTTACTGGATAAGATTCATCAGCGTAGGTAAAGTTCAAAGTTATGGCTTTTTTCTCGATTTGATTAATAAGAGAAGGTGTAACTAAATCGTCAGGTGATTTCAAAAATAATGTGGTAAAATTACTTGCTACTATTACGTTGCCGTTGAGATAACCAATCCCAGAGTAGTAAGTGTAGTTTTGGAATTTATTAAAGAAAATAGTAGTGTTTAGAAACTCCTCAAGTTGAAGAATACTTACATTGACTACAATTATTGAATCTAAAGAAGTAGAAATTATTTTAATACCATGTGATTTAAGAAAAGATAACATAGCTTCATATTCTTGTATATTCATAAATTTCATTATTTCTGATGAATTTAGAAAATGATGATATAAAGGAGAATTAGGATTGGAAACTTCATACGCTAATGAATATATTTGGCTAATATCTTTAGGTGGAATAAATATACTTGCGATAACATATTGTCCTTCTGTATTAGAGTAAGATAATAAAAATGTAGGAAAGATAGAAATTAAAAGAAGAAATATAAAGATAATTATTACTCTTTTCATTATTCTAACTATATGAGAAGCTATTATTTAAAATTGTTCATCATATTTGTCTTCTTATATTTCTTTTCTAAATGGATAGAAGTAGATTAGCACTCTATCTGATGATTAAAATTGTCTGCTAAGATAGAATTATTCCCAAAAATTCTTTAGGTAATTTCTCACTTTAAGAGGAAATAAATTAATCATTTTTCTACGTTATAAAGTAACTTTTATTAATGAATCACATACGAATATTTTCATTTAACACTTATTGCTTTAAAGGCGTACAAATTGTTAATGAACTTGTTTGATGAAAATATAAAACACGATATATTTCTATTCTGTAGACAGAGGCTTTACCTTAGTCCTAGTGAGGAAGATTATAAAGAATTCATTTCATTATTTAAAGATTATAGGGAAGATCTCCGTAGGAGTGAGTACGAATATAACGTCGAGAATATATCTTCTCTAAATGAGATAATAAACGAGGATATGTTGAAGTACAGAGTATTTATTGAGCCTAAACATGATGGAACTCAGATCGTAATGAAGGTTAACGATAAGGTCCACTTAAGTCATAAGAGCGGTTCCGGAATAAATAAACAAGATATAGCCTTACTCTTTGGAGTATTTGTAAAATTCCGCGAAGACTTTTTTGAGCTATTAAATAGGGCTAAGGAAGAGGGAGTAGTAGTAAAGATGGAGATATTCGGTAAGGAATATTCTCCTTTTAAAATAGAGAAAGAATCTCTTAACTTTTCAGTTTTTGACGTACTTAAACGCGATCATTATTTACTGCCTACAGAGCTTTCATATCCACATTCAGTAGAGTTTATTGAGATTAAGAGCTTAAAAGATATAGACTCAATGAAAGTTTTATCATGGTTAAAGAGTAAGGAGGGGGTTGTCGTAAAAATTTACGGCGATTCTCTTCCCTATAGGAAGGCCAAAAATTTTAACATGTTAGCATTTAAATATAAGCCGTTTATTGAACAGCTAGTTGATGAAATGAAAGGTAAAAAGATAATTAAAGATCAAAGAAAGTTTTCCGCTGTATTTTCGGAGTTAGTCACAGAATATGCTAAGGATAGGACTAAGTCCTTCGAGGAAATTCTGGTGAAGGTAAAAGAAGACCATGAAGAACTAAAGGATTTCATTGATAAAAACCATGAGATAATTAAAGACTTCTGGTTTAATAGTAAGGCTGTGAAGTCAGTGTTGCAGCTAATTGAGATGAAGTAAAAGTTTTTGTCTGTGATATATTTGCGCAATTTTTAGTTATTTTTAATCACTTTTAATCCTCTTAAATAACCTTATGTAGTCTGCTTATCAAATCCTTTCCTATTTTAATCCCTTTATGTTCATCAGAGTTAGTAGTACCTTTAGATTACTAGATAAGGTTGAACTTTGCTTCAATACCTTAATAATACCATGAATGACTATTTGTCTCTCAGTAGAACACAAATCCCTCATATTATCCTTCCTCACTTAGTGAACTTCTTTTTGTTTATAAAATCCACAAATACAGCACAATCAACAATAACCTTAACGGGAATTTCAAGCACTGAGATAAAGCGTTTAATCTTAACACCTTGACCTACTCCTCAGGCTAAATAAGTTTTATCATTTCAGAACTCATAAAACCCTGATAGTAACAACTCTTATATATTACATTTTTTATATAATATATTGTAAAAAGCCTACTCAATCTGTCGGGGTTTGCCCGAGGGAGATGAGAGTAGGTAAAGCCTGGACTCTTCGGGTTTGCCCGAGGGGTGTGAAAGGCTTTTTACTATTTTATTAACTTCTCCCTTGTGAATAATTATTATATTTTTGTTGATGAATCATATGACAATGAAGTCTTCGTTTTAGGAGTAGTTTGGGTAAGGAGTTTAAAGGAAGTGATAAGAATTAAAGGAAACGCGCTGAAAGTCCTAGGAAAGAAGGATCATAACTTTCATTATTCTGATGACAATGAAAAAATAAAAAGTATATTCCTAACAGAAATTCTTTTAAGCCCAGTTAACTATGGAATAGTATTATTTAAAGTGCCTCCCAAAACTTGTAGAGAATATGCAAAATATTATGTTTCAGACATAGTTAGGGTTTTACCACTCACTAAGTCTTTATTAAACATTTATGTAAAAGGGTTAAAGTATTGGATAAGTAAAAGCTGTAACATATTAGCTGAAGCTGCTGCGTTAGGAATTGAGAATGAAAATGCTGTAAGATTGAGATTAAACTTTAATAAAGAGGAGAGGGCTGGGCTAGAGGTTGCAGATTATATTGCTTCAACCTTTAGGATGTGTATTAGAACAAGATTTGAGTTTTGTGATGAATTAAGTAGTAAGGTTAAGTTTATTTACAGGGTTTAATTTTTGTAAAATATATATCTTCTTAGTTAAGTAAATATTAAAGTTTATCAAAAAGCTAAATAGTTGATTATTAATTTATGAAAATATAACTAGTGAAATAATATTTAAGAACAAAATTCTATTCATAAAGATTAATAAATTTAATTTGTAGAGTAGTGAAAAAGCTTATTCATACTTAATTTAAATTCCTATCTTTCGAAAAAGTAATTCTTCTCATCATTCATCTTTTTTGACATTTCGTGTTAATGTTAACTTTTATTTTCTCCTCATAGAAATTAAAAATCTACTAACAGCTATTGCGATTATTAAACCGGCATAAGTTAAGAGTATAGTAGCCTGCGGCGTACCATTAAATATTTCTATTATAATTTCCCTAAGCAGAAAAGATACAGTAGCGTCCATAACATATACTACGCTCCTTCCTCTTCCTCTACCGAAATCAGCGATGCTCTGGAATATTTCTAAAAGTACCACTAATAAAAATGCATTACCTACCAGTCCTATAACTTCAACTATAAAACCTTGTGAAATAGTAGTTATCAGTT
The sequence above is drawn from the Sulfurisphaera tokodaii str. 7 genome and encodes:
- a CDS encoding hydantoinase B/oxoprolinase family protein; amino-acid sequence: MVSWEVINKATIFIAEEMGVMLKKSALSPNIRERMDHSCAIVDREGRIVAQAEHIPVHLGSFKIAVKNVLKFAEELKEGESLIFNDPYISGTHLNDVGILTPIYYESELMGYVINKAHHVDVGGPLPGSINPNAKTLYEEGIVIPPMKLTDEVIKFVKENFKVPEVSIGDLNAQVSANKTGVTRIKQLIEKYGKKEVLEGWDKSINHTRNLILQHSWKEGVYEAEDYLEFNDNLLNITLHLHIKKDKIIADFTGTHRQIDGPLNAVLGVTYSAVSFAIRSALNKDIPTNDGFYSFIEVIAEEGSLVNPKKPAAVGGGNVETSQRIADVTFLALSRFLSYIPAASSGTMMNVMMGGIYQGKYWSYYETIAGGSGARPNSDGVSAVHTNMTNTLNTPIEIAEMNYPILFTSYRIRAGSGGKGVHKGGDGIIRSFKVLSPTRLSILADRFKTSPWGLNGGENGKPGRVYIIKKGERMEMPSKFTIDLHEGDEVIIETPGGGGYSRS
- a CDS encoding hydantoinase/oxoprolinase family protein, which translates into the protein MLLAVDIGGTFTDIIGVKDDGEIVFYKGLSTPKNPENGVKEGIQKLGISVDTLIHATTIATNSLLGQVNLELPKTALITTKGFSDIIEIGRQNRPELYNLFFQKPKPLVPKELRFEVDERINSRGEVLKPLNTKEIEEIAKRINVEAVAVVFLHSYLNPTHEKVAKEILSRYVKYVSASYEVSPEQREYERTTTTVINVMLKPLISKYIESLSKEIKPKEFFIMASSGGLIDADEAIERPVQLIESGPAAGVVGVKYFADEMGIKNAISFDMGGTTAKAGSIVNGEIEITSEYEVGGRTHHGRIIKGSGYPVRFPFIDLAEVSAGGGTVIWLDEAGGLNVGPLSAGADPGPMCYNKGGNLPTLTDANLVLGRIGEELLSGDMKLNKELAIKGLEKLGDPIQIAKEAIRLATLEMARAIRLVTVERGLDPSEFALFSFGGAGPQFALGIAEELGIKRVLVPVYPGLFSALSMLLADIKIEIRRAYPKDVNLEFRELEEELRRKMSSIDYFLRYADVRYKGQGWELTVPADGDIRRNFEERHRTAYGFTLPYDIEIVNIRVFAVKRIKKPKITLKISDNVKVKARKVYFDDWVNAKVFIRETLPIGFRDRGPAIIEEYSATTLIPDGWSFTILPNYFIELTRE
- a CDS encoding type II toxin-antitoxin system VapC family toxin codes for the protein MEKVLLDTSYFIAYLNKNDKYHSEALSLSKKIAEFESVITDYILDELLTFLIYRINKNYAINIAKTILNKIDNEELTLYMIGIETLNGALNYLARYDKKLSFTDCTTLSSMDKLRTQFIVSFNSDFDDITLIEFKKPVINIRYL